Below is a window of Bacteroidales bacterium DNA.
GACGTTCTTTCAAACTATCCTTTGTGTATCCAGCATCTTCAATTGAAGCCCAAACCGATTCGAGGAAAAGCCGCTCCTGAGGATCCATAATCTTCGCCTCCTCTGCAGGAATATTGAAAAAAAGAGTATCAAACTTATCAACGTCATTTATGAAGCCGCCCCATTTACAATAAATTTTCCCTTCAGCAGCCTTCTCCGGATCCTGATGATAAAATTCCTCATAATTCCATCGACTTGCAGGAACTAGGTCTATTAAATCCTTTCCTCGCTTAAGATTTTCCCAAAATTCATTTAAATCCTCTGAATGAGGGTAGTGTCCATGAACTCCAATAACTGCAATTGGTTCAGAATCTTCATATTTCTTCTGTATCTGGGCTATTTTTTGATTTTTTTCTGTATCGTCCTCTATTACAGTATGAATTTCTGATTCAATTGTTGAAATTTCCAAATTAAAATAGATATATAACGCTTGTCGAGATTCTTGAGCCAAATACTTTGCAAGTTCAGCTATTGTCTCATATTCATAGAACAAAGTTTTTGGTAAAGCACCTAAATCTTTCTCTATTTTAGCATTCATTCGATTAATCATCATTGAATCAATACCGTAGAATTCAAATCGTTCCTGAGAATCAATCCGATCAATAGGAAGTTTAATTTCGTTACTGACTACATCTTTTAAATATGCTATAGTTTGTTCCAATAACGTATCAGCATTTACTGCTTCTACTTGAACGTGCTGGCTTTTAACAGATTTAATAGGCTTTTGTGTTATATAAGCATCAACTTTTGAAGACACCCCATAAAGAACAATACCTTGTGATAAGTCGGATCGTAAAATTTCTTCCCAACATTGAATACCAATTTTCGTTGGTAATGGGCAAATTCCAGTTTGTTTAGCAATAAGTTCTATTTCATTTTGAGAAAGAGTCATTCCTCCCTCTTCCCAATATGGCCAATTAATTGATACCGTTTTGCCGAAACGTTTTTGCTCTTTTCTTAGATTTTCTCTATTTTCTGCAAAAGAATCAATAAAATGATTCGCGTAAGCATAATCACATTGACCTAAATTACCTATTACTCCAGCAATAGAAGAAAACAGGATAAATACATCCAATTTTTCCTCTTGTGTTGCTTTATCTAAATTAATAGTACCATAAACTTTAGATTCAAGCACTTTCTCCATTTCTTCTTTTGTTTTCTTGAGAATAAAAGAATCTTTATTAATTCCTGCGCTATGAATCACGCCATTTATTTGGGAGAAATGAGTTTTTGCTGTACGAACAACTTCTTCAATATCTTCTAATTTCGAAGCATCTGCCTGAACGTAAATAATTTCTGTCTTGTAAGCTTTGAGTTGATTAAGTTTCGCTTCTTGGTCTGCTTTCAGCGCCGATCGTCCAAAAAGAACCAATTTACAATGAAGATTTTTTACTAGATATTCACTGAAAATGAAACCCAAACCGCCTAAACCACCCGAGACAATATAGACACCATTTTGCTTCAATGGAAGTTCTGTAATTTTGTCTTTCTTAGAAGTAAACAATGCCAACTCTTTTACATGTCTAATATATTTCTCATTCTGAAATTTATAGCATATCTCATTTTTTGTCCAGTCTTTATCACTAAATTCATCTATGATAAGGTTAACTTTTTCTGATAAAGATTTTTTTGAATCATTTAAATCATCTTGAATTTCAATAACTTTTGTGAGAAATTTCGGATTTTCTAAACTAAGGGTTTTATAAAAGCCTCCAAGAGCAGCATTTTGTGGTGCAGTTCTATTTATACCATTTGAAAAAACAGACAAAATCTGAAGGGGAGTCTGATATTGCTGCCTCATCAATGCTTTGCATAAATAAAAAATGGTATAAAGTCCATAATTAAGTTGTCGAGCAATCTCCTCTTCCGACTTCAAATTATCAGTTTCTGAACAATGATGAATAATTCTAAGAGGTAACTGATTTCTACCTTTTAGATTTTCTACTAATTGGTAAAAATGTTCTTCTTGCTCTGGGTTAATAGAATAAATGTTTTGCTCAATATTCTTATAATTATGTTCCAGTTTTACCAAAATAAGTGATTTTTCATCTAATCCTCCCCCCAGCTGCTTTTTCAGTGTCAAGTATAATTCTTCTGCTGTATCCAATATTAAAATTGGTTCGTTAGCTAAAGATTTTTCTTTCAAATTCGTCAATGTTGTTACTGACCATTGAGGGTAGTAGTTCATTTTACTTCTTTGTTCCACAACCTCTTTGGCCGTCTCAATATTGATTTTATTAATACTCTTTTGATTAGCAAGGTTATTTAATGATGGTGCATTAATCCAGTACCTTTCTTTGGCAAAGGGGTACGTAGGGAGTGATACTCTTCTTGGATAAGCATTTTGATAGAGAAGTGACCAATCAATGTCAACCCCAGAAATCCAAAGTTTAGCTAATTTCTCCAAATCTCCGTTATCAACAATAACTTTTAAGAAAGCCCGACCAGCTTCGCCTTCAATTAAATTTCCAGTATTAGATTGAGCATCCTTGATGTTTCCATCATAAACACCTTCCAATTCACTACTATTTCTTCCTTTTAGTCTGGAATCACTCCCCTTCCGTAGAACTAACCATTTATTTAGTTTATCCTCAAGTTCTTCTAAACTGCTAGTTACAATCACCAGACGTTCATTCATTGGTGTTCGTCCTAATTGTGAGGTGTACACCATATCAGCTAGCGAAATATTCGAGTTATTCCTTATAAAATCCACAATTTTTTCAGCGTAGCGCAACAGTCCTATTTGATTTTTAGCAGATAGGACAAAGACCCTGGGCATTACATTAATCGATCTGTCTTCCGCCTCTTTTATGTCTGTATATTCCTCTATTATAAGATGAGCATTAGATCCTCCCGCACCAAAAGAACTTACGCCAACCCGCCTTGGATATCCGGCAGGATGTTCCCATTTTACCAATTCTTTTTGAACATAAAATGGCGATTCATTAAAATTGATATTTGGATTTAAAGGATCTGCATGCAAAGAAGGAACTAACTGCCCATGTTTTATTTGCAGCAATGCCTTTGTAACCGCTGCAATTCCTGCGGCCGATTCTAGGTGCCCAATATTTGATTTAACAGAACCGATTGAACAAAATTGTTTTTTTTGGGTGAATCCCTCAAACGCCTTTCTTAATCCGGTAATTTCAATAGGGTCTCCCAAAGACGTACCAGTTCCATGTGTCTCAATATAACTTAATGTTGTAGGATCAATTTTAGCTTTTTTAAGTGCTTCGAGAATTAAATCGCCCTGTGCATTTGGATTAGGGACACTATAGCCATTGGTCTTTCCGCCATGATTAATGACGCTGGATTTGATTACACCATATATATGATCTCCATCCTGAATGGCTTTTTCAAGAGATTTAAGGAGAATAGCACCCACGCCTTCCCCTGCAACATAACCATCACCCCCTTCCCCAAAACTTCGGCACTTACCATCACTGGCTGCAAAATTCCCTTGGCTTAAAAGGAGATATTTATGGGGATGTATTGAAACGTTAACCCCACCGGCAATGGCAGCATCTATATCTCCTTTACGGATTTCCTCACAAGCCAGATGGATTGCCGTAAGAGATGAAGAACACATGGTATCCAATGCTATACTGGGACCATTAAAGTTGAAAAAGTAAGAAACCCTATTGGCAATTGAAGCATAAGACGAACCAGGAACATTTGTATTTCCTGCTAACATAGCTTCAGCTCCATAAAGTTGATATTGGCCATACATGACACCAACATAAACACCAACCCGGCCTACGGCCGAGATGCCCTCTTTACTATACCCAGCATCCTCAATGGTTTGCCATACAGTTTCAATAAACAGGCGCTCCTGAGGATCTGTTAATTCAGCTTCTTTAGGCGATATATTAAAAAATAACGGATCAAACTTATCAACATCACTAATAAATCCTCCCCATTTACTATAACTCTTCCCCGCCTGATTCCGTTCAGGATTAAAATACAATTTATTGTCCCATCGTTCTATTGGGATTTCTGTGATGCAATCCCTGCCATTCTTGAGATTTTCCCAAAACTCTTCCAAGTTTTCCGCCTGTGGATATTTTCCACCAATACCAACAATAGCAATTTCTACCTGAGTGTTATTAGGCTTACTAGTCAAGAAACGATTTCTTGTGCTGACAGTAGAAGCAATTGACCCTTTCGCAATTGTAACTTGATCTGGTTCTTTTGCTTTAAGCACCACTTGTTTGACTCCTATTTTCTCCTGAACAATGTGAGGATACGTTTTAACAAAAAATCCAGCTAAACTTGCTATAGTTTGATATTCAAAAAACAATGTTTTAGAAAGCGAACCAAAAGTTTCTTCCAACTTGTTGGTCAATTTCATCGCAAGTATGGAATCAATACCGTATTTTTCCAAAGGTGCCTTTGGCTCAATTTCATGAGCAGGGAGTTTCAATAATGTGGAAAATTGTTTGCACAGGTAGTCCTTAGTTTTCTCCACAAGGATATTTGAATCCGTTTCAGGAACTGAAACCGAAGCAGTTTTCATAGTACCTGTAACTACTTGTGCAAGCACTGCTTTATTAGACTGATCTTCCAGTAGGATACTACGCATTTTCGTTACATAGCCTTCCATAACCATGGTTTGGCTATATTGCAATGATAAACTTTGATAGAATGCCTGAATGCCCGTTGAAGTTTGCATGGGTAGAATCCCTGTCACCTGATGCAACATATCTTTACTGGTTGTATCGATATGCATTCCTCCCTCTTGCCATAAAGGCCAGTTGATGGACAACGTACGCCCATGCCTAAGTTTTTTATCTACTAACCTATTGCGATAGAATGAGAACTGATCCATGAAACCATTGGCTGCTGCATAATCCGCTTGACCTAAATTACCCATAGCACCAGTTACAGAAGAGAATAAAACCAAGAAATCCAAGTTAATATCCTTGCTGGCTTCATCCAGATTAAAAGTACCTGTAACTTTAGGTGCAAGTACATTACAGAACTCTAAAGATGTTTTTTTCAGGATAAAACTATCTAAGATCATTCCTGCACTGTGAATAATACCATTGAGATGCTTATTCTCTTCAATAATTGTAGAAAAGAGTTGCTTAACCTGATCTAGAATAGTAATATCCACCTGTTTATAAATAAGCCTACCCATTCCAACTGGGAACTTGCTTAAAGTATTCTGTATTTCTACGGTCAATTCCGATCGTCCGGTTATAATAACAGTAGCGTTTGAGGTATGCTTAAAAATTTCTTTGGTAAATAGAACGCCTAGTCCTCCTAATCCTCCAGTGATCAGATAAACACCTTGATCTTTAAATTTAAACTCAGATTTTTCTTGCTTAACTTCTATTTCCTTCCATTTTAAAACACTCCGAGTACCTTGCTCAAATTTTGTAAGCATATCCTGTGGTCTGGACTTTACCTCACGCAGTTGCCTTGCCAATACTTCTGTCCCTATATTGGGCTCTGTAAGAATAATTTGACCTATTAACTGGGGATTCTCCATTGTTGCAGTTTTAAGCAATCCAGATAGCCCTGCAAAAAGTGCCTCTTCATTGTTGTTGGCAATGACGATTTGGGCAAGCACCATACCATGGGGTTTATCCTTGAACACTGTTTGGATTAACTCAAAACATGCTAAGGCAGTTTCGCCATAACGTCCTGCAATATTTTTTTGTGATGATTGCAGCTGTATGCTTTGACTTTTAGGAATTATTGCTTCAAGCTGGTTCGCCTTTACCTGCGGCATTCCACACAGAATAATATGCTGCTGAGCATATTCCAATGGGTTTTCAACTGACGTACCTGATTCCCACAGAGGGGTAGCAAGCAAAGTACCAACACCCTTATTTTGAACTTCAATAACATCTGTGGTAATCACCCTAGAAGAAAATCCCTGCATTTGCACACAAACATTTCCTTCCTGATCGCACAAATCAATATCCAATTTAGTGACTAAATCCTCCGAGTTACTCCCCTGAGAGTAACGAACCCATGCAAACATCTCCTGCGTACTAGCCGATATTATGCGTATAGATTCTAAGGCAAAAGGTATAGATGGTTTAGCAGGAAGTTGGGTCAAATCTTTTATTAAACCAATAGCAGCCTGCAAAGCACTATCCATCAAACTCGGATGCATCAAGTAATCGCTTTGACCTGCCTCAACAATAGTTGGCAAACTCAATTGCGCAAGGACTTGTTTCTCTCCTTGATAGATCACTTTAACCCCTTGATAAGCTGGACCATAGTTAAGACCCATTGTGGAAAAGACTGGATATAGGCTAGTTCCCTCTAATCTACCCTTCCCCATCTGTCCTTTGAGTTGTTCTATATCAAGTTTATTAGGAATCGGTTGATGACTAAAACCTGCCTGCCCTTGACAATGAATGATCTCCTGTCCATTATTTTGACTACAAATCTCATAATCAACCTGATCACTATTTTTAATAAGCAAGGCTATAGTTACTTGTTTGTTTTCTTTGACCACGAGTGGTTGAGCCCAAATAGTATTGCGTAGTTCCAGTATACCAAGTTCTTGCTGTGAAGGCGTGGCTTTTTCTAATGCTACTCTTGTCATTTCCAAATAAGCCACTGCCGGTAATATTTTATGACTGGATTCATCATCCATTTTCACCTGATGATCCATTAAGAAAAACTCTGAACCATTAAATGTAGAGCTGTAACTCTGCCGATTGAAATCTGATGTATTGCTATGCAATAATGGATGAAGCACAGTTGTTGTCTTTCCTGTTGCTTCAGTTTGTTCATCCATTTTTGTGTCAATCCAGAATCTCTCTTTAGCAAATGGATATAAAGGTAGACTAATAAATTTAGGCTTGTCATCACCATAGAGTTTGTTCCAATCTAGGTTCAGACCTTTAGCCCATAAATCCAGCAATTTTGATAATTTCCTTTTGGCAATCCATTTATCAATAGTTTGTTGGAAATCGGTATCCACATTAAACAATGACAAGGTATCATTATCTTGTTCAACCCTTCCCTGATAAACATCTTCAATATTTTGCTCGCCATTGATATATGCCTGAAGTTTTTCAGCCAACTGATCGACTGAACTGACCATAAATCCTAGGCGTTCATCCATCGCTTCCCTCCCTACTTGAAGGGTATAGGCCATTGCGGCCAAGTCTATTGATTTAATTGATTGTGGTATATTTTCATCCGCCTTGGGAGTACGAATAAAATCTAGGAGATCAAATGTTTTTTGTTTAAGTTGTCCTATCGTTCTGGCTGATAGAGGGATGATGAACTTTGTATTTGGTTCAACGATTGGGTTCGTTTCTGTCGGTGTCACATGTTCCTGAATGATAATATGGGTATTTGATCCTCCAGCACCAAAAGAAGATATACCTGCTATTCTGGGCTGTGGGCAACCATCAATCACTGGCTGATCCCATGTTCTCAAGGTTTGATTGACTACAAAAGGAGTTTTCTGAAAATCAATGTGAGGATTTAAACGCGTCGAATGCAAAGAAGGGACTATTTGTTGATGTTTCAATTGCAATAGTACCTTAGTAAGTCCAGCTATTCCCGCCGCTGATTCACAATGACCAATATTGGATTTGGCAGAGCCTATTAAGCAAAATCCGACATCTTGGGTATGCCTTTGAAATGCCTGACTCAGCGCAGCGATTTCAATAGGATCTCCTAGTTTAGTACCTGTGCCATGAGCCTCAATATAACTGATATGACGAGGATCCGTGTTTGATTCGACCAATACTCGACTGATAACACTCGCCTGAGCTTGAGGATTGGGAACGCTATAACCATTAGTTTTACCGCCATGATTGAGAGCACTGCCTTTAATAATGCCGTAAATATGATTGCCATCTCGTACGGCTTCAGAAAATCTTTTCAGTATAACTACACCCACTCCTTCTCCCGGGATATAGCCCTCACTACCTTCACCAAAACTTTGACAATGGCCATCACTCGAAATAAATTGGCCAGCACTGATTACTAAGTATTTATTGGGGTGAATACTAACATTAACTCCCCCTGCAATACCCAAACTAGTTCTCCCCTCTTTTAAATCCTGACAGGCTAAATGAATCGCGGTTAATGAAGAAGAACACATAGAATCCAGTGTCATACTAGGCCCATGAAGGTTTAGCACATAGGAAACTCTATTTGCGATGCTGGCATAGCTGCCAGGAACCCCAATGCGTTTGCCTTTCATGCTGGCTTGAACACCCAAAAGCTGATATTCA
It encodes the following:
- a CDS encoding SDR family NAD(P)-dependent oxidoreductase — its product is MIDFIEYVVSELKSKRLSKQNAIKLIEQYSLHSSITTKTSIIHPLLHCNISDLNQQSYRSDFSGKEFFLRDHQVKGQKVLPGVAYLEMARAAVEKAMPFQPESTIMELHNVVWAQPIIVKEVKEVTIALFANDDEISNGQIDFEIYSIGVDTEDNPKETIHCQGQAVFVNKPTAVKLDIAQLKEKTQQGQLESKDIYTAYAKLGLNYGLGHQGIQTIYQGDKQLLAQLNLPEVVESTQNEYVLHPSLMDSALQSAIGFFADLNQIPNRPSLPFALESLSIFSTCTKEMFAWVRYSSGSQSNAKVTKLDVDLCDQEGNLCVQMQGFSSRVLSADINVVGEQEKRVDAILATPVWQTSTITASSNAVKSEYTQQYIVLCEMSKVNFKQFETIVPHSHCLLLKATSKKNIAERYSEATLACFELIQKILKSKPKDKVLVQIVTAYNQKESFFAGLSGLIKTAALENPQLIGQIILTEPQILAEDLVMQLKQDQTRPHDTIIKYEQGIRQVLRLEEILIGQDKPVIAFKDQGVYLITGGLGGLGLLFVKEIIKQTKNAKIILTDRVELTAKKQAILDELRVHANQLIYQQLDITNLEQTKQFIEAINKENKQINGILHCAGMIADNFILKKTPEEISQVLAPKVTGTFNLDEASKDIDLDFLVLFSSISAMTGNNGQADYATANGFMDQFVSYRNQLVAANQRQGKTVSINWPLWLEGGMMIDPSSLEMIRQSTGMHPMRTETGMQAFYRSLELQQGHTLVVEGDLLQLRHTLFALQTVQSIPSPIPTPVQPQVERPNVVEIDAGNLEEKTQDYIKKQLSELLKLPFHKIDSQAPLEKYGIDSILAMKLTNQLEKTFGSLPKTLFFEYQTIRELTDYFIKAHSATLASLFAIVDNDQTPVQPQVERPNVVEIDAGNLEEKTQDYIKKQLSELLKLPFHRIDSQAPLEKYGIDSILAMKLTNQLEKTFGSLPKTLFFEYQTIRELTDYFIKAHSATLASLFAIVDNDQKELINKSPEILPLTQVKQIPSRPIRRQRHVSVSTNKANSINADPIAIIGLSGCYPEASNIEEYWRNLRDGKDCIIEVPKDRWDWREYYSEDRSKSGYHYSKWGGFIAGVDEFDPLFFNISPIEAEMLDPQERLFLQHAWMAIEDAGYTRASLQIPHEKDMAGQVGVYAGVMYSEYQLLGVQASMKGKRIGVPGSYASIANRVSYVLNLHGPSMTLDSMCSSSLTAIHLACQDLKEGRTSLGIAGGVNVSIHPNKYLVISAGQFISSDGHCQSFGEGSEGYIPGEGVGVVILKRFSEAVRDGNHIYGIIKGSALNHGGKTNGYSVPNPQAQASVISRVLVESNTDPRHISYIEAHGTGTKLGDPIEIAALSQAFQRHTQDVGFCLIGSAKSNIGHCESAAGIAGLTKVLLQLKHQQIVPSLHSTRLNPHIDFQKTPFVVNQTLRTWDQPVIDGCPQPRIAGISSFGAGGSNTHIIIQEHVTPTETNPIVEPNTKFIIPLSARTIGQLKQKTFDLLDFIRTPKADENIPQSIKSIDLAAMAYTLQVGREAMDERLGFMVSSVDQLAEKLQAYINGEQNIEDVYQGRVEQDNDTLSLFNVDTDFQQTIDKWIAKRKLSKLLDLWAKGLNLDWNKLYGDDKPKFISLPLYPFAKERFWIDTKMDEQTEATGKTTTVLHPLLHSNTSDFNRQSYSSTFNGSEFFLMDHQVKMDDESSHKILPAVAYLEMTRVALEKATPSQQELGILELRNTIWAQPLVVKENKQVTIALLIKNSDQVDYEICSQNNGQEIIHCQGQAGFSHQPIPNKLDIEQLKGQMGKGRLEGTSLYPVFSTMGLNYGPAYQGVKVIYQGEKQVLAQLSLPTIVEAGQSDYLMHPSLMDSALQAAIGLIKDLTQLPAKPSIPFALESIRIISASTQEMFAWVRYSQGSNSEDLVTKLDIDLCDQEGNVCVQMQGFSSRVITTDVIEVQNKGVGTLLATPLWESGTSVENPLEYAQQHIILCGMPQVKANQLEAIIPKSQSIQLQSSQKNIAGRYGETALACFELIQTVFKDKPHGMVLAQIVIANNNEEALFAGLSGLLKTATMENPQLIGQIILTEPNIGTEVLARQLREVKSRPQDMLTKFEQGTRSVLKWKEIEVKQEKSEFKFKDQGVYLITGGLGGLGVLFTKEIFKHTSNATVIITGRSELTVEIQNTLSKFPVGMGRLIYKQVDITILDQVKQLFSTIIEENKHLNGIIHSAGMILDSFILKKTSLEFCNVLAPKVTGTFNLDEASKDINLDFLVLFSSVTGAMGNLGQADYAAANGFMDQFSFYRNRLVDKKLRHGRTLSINWPLWQEGGMHIDTTSKDMLHQVTGILPMQTSTGIQAFYQSLSLQYSQTMVMEGYVTKMRSILLEDQSNKAVLAQVVTGTMKTASVSVPETDSNILVEKTKDYLCKQFSTLLKLPAHEIEPKAPLEKYGIDSILAMKLTNKLEETFGSLSKTLFFEYQTIASLAGFFVKTYPHIVQEKIGVKQVVLKAKEPDQVTIAKGSIASTVSTRNRFLTSKPNNTQVEIAIVGIGGKYPQAENLEEFWENLKNGRDCITEIPIERWDNKLYFNPERNQAGKSYSKWGGFISDVDKFDPLFFNISPKEAELTDPQERLFIETVWQTIEDAGYSKEGISAVGRVGVYVGVMYGQYQLYGAEAMLAGNTNVPGSSYASIANRVSYFFNFNGPSIALDTMCSSSLTAIHLACEEIRKGDIDAAIAGGVNVSIHPHKYLLLSQGNFAASDGKCRSFGEGGDGYVAGEGVGAILLKSLEKAIQDGDHIYGVIKSSVINHGGKTNGYSVPNPNAQGDLILEALKKAKIDPTTLSYIETHGTGTSLGDPIEITGLRKAFEGFTQKKQFCSIGSVKSNIGHLESAAGIAAVTKALLQIKHGQLVPSLHADPLNPNINFNESPFYVQKELVKWEHPAGYPRRVGVSSFGAGGSNAHLIIEEYTDIKEAEDRSINVMPRVFVLSAKNQIGLLRYAEKIVDFIRNNSNISLADMVYTSQLGRTPMNERLVIVTSSLEELEDKLNKWLVLRKGSDSRLKGRNSSELEGVYDGNIKDAQSNTGNLIEGEAGRAFLKVIVDNGDLEKLAKLWISGVDIDWSLLYQNAYPRRVSLPTYPFAKERYWINAPSLNNLANQKSINKINIETAKEVVEQRSKMNYYPQWSVTTLTNLKEKSLANEPILILDTAEELYLTLKKQLGGGLDEKSLILVKLEHNYKNIEQNIYSINPEQEEHFYQLVENLKGRNQLPLRIIHHCSETDNLKSEEEIARQLNYGLYTIFYLCKALMRQQYQTPLQILSVFSNGINRTAPQNAALGGFYKTLSLENPKFLTKVIEIQDDLNDSKKSLSEKVNLIIDEFSDKDWTKNEICYKFQNEKYIRHVKELALFTSKKDKITELPLKQNGVYIVSGGLGGLGFIFSEYLVKNLHCKLVLFGRSALKADQEAKLNQLKAYKTEIIYVQADASKLEDIEEVVRTAKTHFSQINGVIHSAGINKDSFILKKTKEEMEKVLESKVYGTINLDKATQEEKLDVFILFSSIAGVIGNLGQCDYAYANHFIDSFAENRENLRKEQKRFGKTVSINWPYWEEGGMTLSQNEIELIAKQTGICPLPTKIGIQCWEEILRSDLSQGIVLYGVSSKVDAYITQKPIKSVKSQHVQVEAVNADTLLEQTIAYLKDVVSNEIKLPIDRIDSQERFEFYGIDSMMINRMNAKIEKDLGALPKTLFYEYETIAELAKYLAQESRQALYIYFNLEISTIESEIHTVIEDDTEKNQKIAQIQKKYEDSEPIAVIGVHGHYPHSEDLNEFWENLKRGKDLIDLVPASRWNYEEFYHQDPEKAAEGKIYCKWGGFINDVDKFDTLFFNIPAEEAKIMDPQERLFLESVWASIEDAGYTKDSLKERHPKAKSADVGVFVGVTTNSYNLLAAEEWSRGNMVSPSALPWSIANRVSYFFDFQGPSMPVDTACSSSLVAIHLACESLKRQECQVAIAGGVNLYLHPSKYHSLCKRRMVSVGGKCRSYGVGDDGFVPGEGVGSIFLKPLSKAIADQDHIYAVIAGSAFDHSGRSNGYSAPNPNSQANLIEYTLSKAHINPESISYIEGHGTGTQLGDSLEISALTNAFQKQTKKKQFCPVGSVKANIGHSESAAGIAGVTKILLQMKHQQLVPSIYSEVANPNIDFNNSPFYLQHKLTPWQSSSNHPRRALINSFGAGGVNACVILEEYKKENVSEKFQEAGLFLVILSAKNEERLREYANRLLSYLGNEKNVNLANLSYTLQVGRESMPERLAIITSNRSELIDQLKDWRQQKLSANIYQGKLDPRKGGKKSIKKDEEDLFRTIVETNDLTRLAEMWITGTEIDWEKLYPQTKPIRITIPTYPFAKERYWVSNALVSETTTTTNQKNAQLHPLVSYNSSTMKEVSFSSLLSDNEFYALDHKVNEEKIFPGSGFLEIACISGNMAGEQKVNKIRDIVWIQPLSFRIGSRVLQTSLKQIGSNIEYQITSLDDDNEKIVHSEGKLYFQNNGKHSPDIEKSISIQKLKEQCPKPQVGNHYYDLFKKVGFNYGPTFQTIQELYINNSFALSKLKISDHSKVDFDQFILHPSIIDGALQTVASLVSGLELTTPYLPFAIDEVEIIRPMPQTCYAYVEFADSEKQVHADIMKFNIQLLNEGGDTLVRLKNFYVRALNKS